A stretch of DNA from Leclercia adecarboxylata:
CCCGATAAGCGGCCTTCTCAACTCACACATCGCCATCTTCGGTAATACTGGCAGCGGCAAGTCCAATACTCTGGCCGCGCTTTACCAGCATGGCTATGAGGCCCTGAAAAACCTACTAGGCGAAGGATTCAGAAGTCGGTCACGGTTTCTTTTATTTGATTTCAATGGTGAATATGGTGGGAGAAGTTGCATTACGCGCGACAAGGTTGTTTACAATCTTAGCACGCATGATGAAGAGGGTGATCGCATTCCGATGCCTGCTGAGATACTGCTTGAGCATGAGATTCTCTCTGTCCTGACGGATGCCACCGACAAAACGCAGAAACCTTTCCTGAAGCGAGTACTTGAATTCAAAAAGCGAGTGGAGTCGAAGCTGAACCCTCAGTCATATTTTCGTGAAATTCTGAAACGGCGGGTCACCGAAACTCTGTTTGGTTGCGAAAAGAAAAAAAGTGACGACCTGATTGATTTATTCCGTCCCGTACTTAAGGACGAAGACCTGATAGCAGATATTGAATTTTTTTATAACAACGGCGGCGTATGGCGAACTAAGACAGGTGTTTACTTTTCTAATGAAGAAAATACTCATCAGTGCAATATGTACCAGAGGGCTCAGAATTATGAATTTCCCGAAGATATAATGGAAGAGTTGCTGGACTATATGTATGTTCAGCTAATTATTGAATATCTTTCAAGTCGCTCAAATCCTGAACATCTTTCTCCTGTCATCAACCGAATGAGCGGACTGAAAAAAGATATTCGTAAAATTTTCAATACTGCATCCGGCGGAACCATCTGGGCAGAAACGAACTTTGTTGTCCTGAACCTTAATATGGTCAATCTGACCATGAAAAAAACGCTACCACTTTTAATGGCCAAATGGGCCTATTCAGCAAAAAAAATGGATAAGGTACCGTCCACTCTCCATCTCATCATAGACGAAGCACACAATATCCTTTCGAACACCTCGTTCAGGGAATCAGAAAGCTGGAAGGATT
This window harbors:
- a CDS encoding ATP-binding protein — protein: MTSAFVNEEAVLRIGEVREVSGRTLSVLVDKNKNLSDLFYHGKVLKNVSVGSFIEVKKGFMSLIAKVETEKIVEEKSPVGSGSDSLRFRRYLTASLAGYIDRNGRFTGGTRELPLIGNEVFLMSEEQLHLIHSIAPAGESGLNFSRTDLEDIDITLPISGLLNSHIAIFGNTGSGKSNTLAALYQHGYEALKNLLGEGFRSRSRFLLFDFNGEYGGRSCITRDKVVYNLSTHDEEGDRIPMPAEILLEHEILSVLTDATDKTQKPFLKRVLEFKKRVESKLNPQSYFREILKRRVTETLFGCEKKKSDDLIDLFRPVLKDEDLIADIEFFYNNGGVWRTKTGVYFSNEENTHQCNMYQRAQNYEFPEDIMEELLDYMYVQLIIEYLSSRSNPEHLSPVINRMSGLKKDIRKIFNTASGGTIWAETNFVVLNLNMVNLTMKKTLPLLMAKWAYSAKKMDKVPSTLHLIIDEAHNILSNTSFRESESWKDYRLETFEEIIKEGRKFGVFVTISSQRPNDISPTIISQAHNYFIHRLINQNDLYAIEKSVSYIDRMTEESIPTLATGTCIFSGVICPMPLKLRINELSFRKKPHSHTLNFEDLML